A single Triticum dicoccoides isolate Atlit2015 ecotype Zavitan chromosome 2A, WEW_v2.0, whole genome shotgun sequence DNA region contains:
- the LOC119356127 gene encoding 14 kDa proline-rich protein DC2.15-like, with product MAGKASIALFLAVNLVVFSVASACGGNCPTPSTPTPSTPTPTPGSLGRCPRDALKVGACVNALNLVKVQVGRPTALPCCPLVDGLVDVEAALCLCTVINASVLSIVKLNLPINLSLILNHCGKKAPTGFMC from the coding sequence ATGGCAGGCAAGGCATCGATCGCGCTGTTCCTCGCCGTGAACCTGGTCGTCTTCTCCGTGGCCAGCGCGTGCGGGGGAAACTGCCCGACCCCGTCGACGCCCACCCCATCGACGCCCACCCCGACCCCGGGCTCGCTCGGCAGGTGCCCACGCGACGCGCTGAAGGTGGGCGCGTGCGTCAACGCGCTGAACCTGGTCAAGGTCCAGGTGGGCAGGCCGACCGCGTTGCCGTGCTGCCCGCTGGTGGATGGGCTCGTCGACGTCGAGGCGGCCCTGTGCCTCTGCACGGTGATCAATGCCAGCGTCCTCAGCATCGTCAAGCTCAACCTCCCCATCAACCTCAGCCTCATCCTCAACCACTGCGGCAAGAAAGCGCCCACCGGGTTCATGTGCTAA